In Aphis gossypii isolate Hap1 unplaced genomic scaffold, ASM2018417v2 Contig00322, whole genome shotgun sequence, the sequence AGTACAAAATTaactttcattaaattaaaattgtcttataaaactttacaatatattaattaaggaGAGGAGGAAAAGAAAATAGCAATAATAGAAGGTAATATTGATAGTGATGGTATTCCAATGGTGACAGTTGTAGCTGACGGAGCTTGGTGTAAAAGAagctataaaactaaatatgatGCTCTTTCTGGTGTtgtaagaaattaataacatatcttTCATTTTAAGATTAGGCATTagatttaacttaataaaatttttacttataatttcaaactaGGCAACAATAATAGGTTacaataccaaaaaaattctttttattgGAATTAGAAATAGATACTGTGTCGTGTGTGAGCgtgccaaaaataaaaacacaatagcATCCGAACACAGATGTTTTTTGAACTGGAAAGGTTCAGCAACTGGGATGGAGGCAGATGCTATTGCTGATGgcttttcaaaaagtattgaaTTGCATgggattaaatttaacaaacttattggtatttattatttaatctatatattatttatgtttagttaagaaaaaaattttttaatatttttatatttacatgctctttaaaaatacaatagtaataaatatgtatttttaaaacataatatattataggtgacGGTGACAGTTCAGTTTCTTCTcgtttgaaacaaataatgcCTTACGGTCCTAAattttttgtagaaaaaatagaatgtaGAAACCATCTTTTGAGAAATTTAGGACAGAAATTATCTGgtctagtaaaaaatataaagtacccAATCCATATCagaacatttttgaataaccaagtaaaattaaacaaatttagatCAGCTATAACTATGGCAGTACAATATAGAAAATCTTTAGGGGATTCCAATAACGAACAAGTTAAAggttaatcaattaatatttcattattatattttaatttagtacttatttcgaatgttatacttataattaaataattaatctaatttaGGCTTACGTGAAGATTTTTCAAATGGGCCTTATCACATACTTGGTCAACATACAAAATGTGCTAGTTATTTTTGCAAGGGTTCAAAAATAGGACAAATTAACCTTGTACCAGAAGCTGAAAAGTGTGGGTTGCTTCgtgaaattaatcaaatatattcaaGAATCATTGATAATGCACCAAGTTTATTGTTagatgttgataataatatctgtGAGCAATTCAacagtgtaataaataaacatttggcTGGAAAGCGAATCAATTTTTCCCAGAAAAATTCCTATAACAATCGCGTTGAGGCTGCCGTTGTATCTTTTAATACTTCTGGGAAGTATATAagaaatgttcataaaaaaattacaaataaaagtccaggtacataaaaaataaaaatattgtttgatttaaatttcatataaaattaaatatggttTTGGTCTGTTCAGGTtgtgtttgtaaaaaatatttaggttttaAACAGAGAAGGCTACTTAACAACCGTAGaagaaaattacaattttccaCCATTAaggtaaacaaaacaaaaatatctacaGGTCCTGACGAAAACTATGGTCTAGCAGAGCCATTGGAAAATATCATGATAAATGAagaactagaaaaaaaaaatctgattttaTAAGTTCATTATTAATGTCAATTGAAGCTcggaaaaaattagaatttaataccAGAGATCAGTCTAATTCAACTTTATGGCATGTTGAACGTCGAAATCGCGTGACAGCATCAAATTTCGGTAGAATATGTAGAATgagaaaaaatacatcatgCAAGGCTACTGTCTATGATATTCTTTATCAAAATACTACGTGTAAGGCTATGGAACATGGCAAACTAATGGAACCGTTAGCCAAAATTAGTTTTGAAAACTTAACCAACCATAAAATA encodes:
- the LOC126553768 gene encoding uncharacterized protein LOC126553768, which codes for MPYGPKFFVEKIECRNHLLRNLGQKLSGLVKNIKYPIHIRTFLNNQVKLNKFRSAITMAVQYRKSLGDSNNEQVKGLREDFSNGPYHILGQHTKCASYFCKGSKIGQINLVPEAEKCGLLREINQIYSRIIDNAPSLLLDVDNNICEQFNSVINKHLAGKRINFSQKNSYNNRVEAAVVSFNTSGKYIRNVHKKITNKSPGCVCKKYLGFKQRRLLNNRRRKLQFSTIKVNKTKISTGPDENYGLAEPLENIMINEELEKKNLIL